From one Eucalyptus grandis isolate ANBG69807.140 chromosome 9, ASM1654582v1, whole genome shotgun sequence genomic stretch:
- the LOC104420642 gene encoding methyl-CpG-binding domain-containing protein 9 isoform X2: protein MQCGNFEVDLGFPVIHLKSSNNTVIRLSSGNPKEFLLQTLREYISQWHGVLDDGWYVEFKESFNGCGTYVWYCAPGGLKFDTMSEVASYLGLTSNHKLVEPKLNSEGSTVLERFHLPRKRKSSKSVINGFAESRGYLTHAHHKEFISDSQTMEVVSSNGNTLKAAEARSEENFGSEYQQYKDGLPVQFEDFFVLHLGSVDLRPLYHEQERILPVGYRSCWHDKITGSIMFCEVLDGGDSGPLFKIRRCSCSVVPIPNGSTILFRRVLPQYAGPDAKVTDDVIYSSMDSDDDGIIQAILTNPVPPVENELSACLCSGRNEVSDVRENSRQADPSTALVRYATVNHEDCLRDEIGEIVVEERSSSLAWKRLSQKFVDALSDIRSRKSSYKLSCKHVKNETISSYWDMVDEKCVPSPLQRFSSSPLSAGFSLYNSDSDISTDALLKWLGQDRFGLDAEFVQETIEKLPGIEGCSRYVLLSSRNNHSRSLTIGNGNLIVKRKGVEIKEGAFNGLFGELRKGTVDVDDRCSPPSGTEPCSRLSPTITGDCYQVWEVLWRFHDILDLKEPPTLKKLEDELINPWVDASKLAVNFGQGLQGCQVLDLHPSDHRGDETPSGIAPGSQLCGEHLCKFRTMETGAKEESSYTKSPCISFNTCCGMALTKVHSLLLGVLIGELQLKVAALVDPNFETGELKSRRGRKKDMESSLPAKRAKLSMLPINELTWPELARRYILAIITMDGNSDSADVTSRESGKVFRCLQGDGGVLCGSLTGVAGMEADALLLAEASKQILGSMTKENEFLTLEVEESAVPDAVEKNFVGDDNLPDWAQALVPVKKLPTNVGTRIRKCVHDALAKDPPDWAKKILEHSISKEVYKGNASGPTKKAVISVLADVSGEASQPKPEKKSKRRTVVSVSDVIMKKCRVVLRQAAAADDGRVFCNLLGRKIMNNSDKDEEGLLGSPAMVSRPLDFRTIDLRLAFNAYGGSQEAFVEDVRELWNNVRIAFGDQTDVVELADKLSQNFESLYEEEVVTLVDKLRVYAKSESLSAEIKKEVDDVLASLSELPKAPWEEGVCKVCGIDKDDDSVLLCDTCDAEYHTYCLNPPLARIPEGNWYCPSCVVGRRLVQDVSQQNYVIRKRRAKRFQEVTRDYLEALSHLASRMEEKEYWDYTVDERTFLLRFLCDELLSSALVRQHLEQCAEISAELQQKLRMLIAEWKNLKLKEDYLMARAAKADGATNTCGEVLGKRGLDPAQSNNTRRIIHQLSDRSKNLNILPELRFLEAGHEKCGLNGFDHSSINMAEKNGLYKDKASNPANDECEPEDNGVANGDRKLLGNTLSSRASQTDDSTLKSRDSPTSDPFPEEVNDPERKNFEQECCLHSDSRSFPRTQNLDDLNESTHQVELTSVKNELSALQDSIGNLESQLLKHSLRREFLGSDSAGRLYWAAATPGSRPRIVVDGTLVSGKRRKILNSMVPSSTWGSAPTAESALEGSKACCPFMHKSDGAAAANQSWVFYQTDDEVEQLAGWLKGSDSGEKALKNAILHWWKFKLQDVGHISDGSETTSEGCLNGENLVTSVCVATKASSFLERKYGPCTELENIGTLKKRAKKARAPSEEKMYRCECLELIWSSRYHCLFCHKTLLTEDELEEHNDGRCSSEFSGHEKGKENADLSKKKGNLKSDPARIERTGEKDVYDKSQHLHLCSNLITFQNEGFVCPYDIDEISSKFVTKDSNKDLVQQIGLIGSNGTPLLVPSRPPYLDDSDPILLSSGDASVPNEDDKEVGVTAVREDRSICNTNTSECYNIRPGGENIGTQRDAKSSLACSEGKERKYTLHKRAMATGLSQRCVVPQSSLRPLPGRVSPILRQLKINLLDMDAALEGEYLKPSKAHLEGRWAWRSFVKSAQTIYEMVQATFVFEDMIQTKYLRKEWWYWSSLSAAVKTSTLSSLALRIYSLDSAILYENILPDLDSTDIVVDKAIASTSDPTEKPKPSRKSSRKRKEPEG from the exons ATGCAGTGTGGAAACTTTGAAGTCGATTTGGGTTTTCCAGTCATACATTTAAAGAGCAGTAATAATACAGTGATAAGACTATCATCTGGGAATCCTAAGGAGTTCCTTTTGCAGACTCTTAGGGAATATATTTCTCAATGGCATGGTGTACTTGATGATGGTTGGTACGTGGAGTTCAAAGAATCCTTTAATGGCTGTGGAACATATGTCTGGTACTGTGCTCCAGGTGGGCTAAAATTTGATACAATGTCTGAAGTTGCTTCTTATCTTGGTTTGACGTCAAACCACAAACTTGTAGAGCCCAAATTAAATAGTGAGGGATCTACAGTGCTGGAGAGATTTCATCTACCTAGGAAAAGGAAGTCATCTAAGTCTGTAATTAATGGTTTTGCCGAAAGTAGGGGATACCTTACACATGCTCATCATAAGGAATTCATATCTGACAGTCAAACTATGGAAGTGGTATCTAGTAATGGGAATACTCTTAAAGCCGCAGAAGCAAGATCtgaggaaaattttggatctGAATATCAGCAATACAAA GATGGGCTACCAGTGCAATTTGAGGATTTCTTTGTTCTCCATTTGGGGTCAGTTGACTTGAGACCTTTGTATCATGAGCAGGAGAGAATCTTGCCTGTAGGTTACAGGTCCTGCTGGCATGATAAGATTACTGGTTCGATCATGTTTTGTGAGGTGTTGGATGGTGGCGACTCTGGACCTCTATTCAAGATCAGAAGGTGTTCTTGCTCTGTAGTGCCGATTCCAAATGGATCAACTATTCTCTTTAGGCGAGTCCTTCCACAATATGCTGGGCCAGATGCCAAAGTGACTGATGATGTTATATACTCTAGTATGGACTCTGATGATGATGGTATCATTCAGGCGATCCTCACCAACCCAGTGCCTCCTGTAGAAAATGAACTTTCAGCTTGCCTTTGTAGTGGCAGAAATGAAGTTTCTGATGTGAGAGAAAACTCTAGGCAAGCTGATCCAAGTACTGCTCTTGTCCGTTATGCAACTGTCAATCACGAGGACTGCCTTCGAGATGAAATTGGTGAAATTGTGGTTGAAGAGCGTTCATCTTCCTTAGCTTGGAAAAGATTGTCTCAAAAATTTGTTGATGCCTTATCTGACATCCGTAGCAGGAAAAGCTCTTACAAGCTGTCTTGCAAGCATGTAAAAAATGAGACAATCTCATCTTACTGGGATATGGTGGATGAAAAGTGTGTTCCTTCTCCATTGCAGAGATTTTCCAGTTCACCACTCTCTGCAGGCTTCTCATTGTACAACAGTGATTCTGATATTTCAACTGATGCCTTGCTAAAATGGTTGGGCCAGGATAGATTTGGATTGGATGCAGAATTTGTGCAAGAAACTATAGAAAAGCTTCCAGGCATCGAAGGTTGTTCTAGGTATGTACTTTTGAGTAGTAGAAATAACCATTCAAGGTCGCTGACTATTGGAAATGGAAACCTTattgttaaaagaaaaggagtagAGATCAAAGAAGGAGCATTTAATGGTCTATTTGGTGAATTGAGAAAAGGTACGGTGGATGTAGATGATCGGTGTAGCCCACCTTCTGGGACAGAGCCCTGCTCCAGGCTATCACCTACGATCACTGGAGATTGTTACCAG GTATGGGAAGTATTGTGGCGTTTCCATGATATTCTGGATTTAAAAGAGCCTCCCACTCTGAAGAAGCTTGAGGATGAACTTATCAACCCATGGGTAGATGCTAGCAAGCTTGCAGTGAATTTTGGTCAGGGATTGCAAGGATGCCAAGTCTTGGATTTGCATCCAAGTGATCATAGGGGTGATGAAACACCCTCAGGAATTGCACCTGGTTCCCAGCTTTGTGGGGAACATCTGTGTAAATTTAGGACAATGGAAACAGGGGCAAAGGAGGAATCATCTTACACTAAAAGCCCATGTATTTCATTCAATACCTGTTGCGGTATGGCTTTGACAAAGGTGCATAGCTTGCTGCTTGGAGTTCTAATAGGTGAGCTACAGTTGAAGGTTGCTGCACTTGTGGATCCAAATTTTGAGACTGGTGAATTAAAATCCAgaaggggaaggaaaaaagatatgGAAAGCTCTCTTCCTGCAAAAAGAGCTAAACTCAGTATGCTGCCTATCAATGAACTGACTTGGCCTGAACTAGCACGGAGGTATATTTTGGCTATCATAACCATGGATGGTAATTCTGACTCTGCTGATGTTACTAGTCGTGAAAGTGGGAAAGTTTTTCGCTGCTTACAAGGTGATGGTGGCGTGCTTTGTGGCTCATTGACTGGTGTTGCTGGGATGGAAGCGGATGCTCTT TTGCTTGCAGAGGCTTCAAAGCAAATTCTTGGTTCTATGACCAAAGAAAATGAGTTTCTCACCCTGGAAGTGGAAGAATCAGCTGTACCTGATGCTGTTGAAAAGAATTTTGTTGGTGATGATAATCTTCCAGACTGGGCCCAGGCCCTGGTGCCTGTGAAAAAGTTACCAACAAATGTTGGGACCAGAATTAGGAAGTGTGTGCATGATGCTTTGGCTAAAGATCCGCCAGACTgggcaaagaaaatattggaacATTCAATTAGCAAGGAAGTCTATAAGGGCAATGCATCAGGACCAACAAAG AAAGCTGTTATTTCTGTGCTAGCAGACGTATCTGGTGAAGCATCACAACCAAAAcctgaaaagaaaagtaaaaggagGACTGTTGTTTCTGTTTCTGATGTAATCATGAAGAAATGTCGTGTTGTCTTACGTCAAGCTGCTGCAGCCGATGATGGGAGAGTTTTTTGCAATTTGTtgggaagaaaaataatgaataatagtGACAAAGATGAGGAGGGACTTCTTGGATCTCCAGCCATGGTGTCTCGACCACTGGATTTTAGGACCATTGATTTGAGATTGGCATTTAATGCTTATGGTGGTTCACAGGAAGCATTTGTCGAGGATGTTCGAGAG TTGTGGAATAATGTGAGGATTGCCTTTGGGGATCAGACTGATGTGGTTGAGCTAGCTGACAAATTATCTcaaaattttgagtcgttatatGAAGAGGAG GTTGTCACTCTTGTTGATAAACTTCGGGTGTATGCAAAATCGGAATCCTTGAGTGCAGAAATAAAGAAGGAAGTGGATGATGTTCTTGCCTCTCTAAGTGAGCTTCCTAAGGCCCCATGGGAGGAAGGAGTCTGTAAAGTTTGTGGTATTGATAAAGATGATGATAGTGTTTTGCTATGTGACACATGTGATGCTGAGTACCACACCTATTGCTTGAATCCTCCACTTGCAAGAATTCCTGAAGGAAACTGGTATTGCCCTTCTTGTGTTGTTGGTAGACGCTTAGTTCAAGATGTGTCTCAGCAGAATTATGTCATCCGTAAGCGCCGAGCTAAAAGATTTCAAGAAGTTACCCGTGACTACTTGGAGGCACTCTCTCATTTAGCATCTAGAATGGAAGAAAAGGAGTACTGGGATTATACTGTTGATGAG AGGACCTTCCTGCTCAGATTCTTATGTGACGAGTTGCTTAGCTCAGCTCTTGTTCGACAACACCTCGAGCAGTGTGCAGAAATATCGGCTGAGCTGCAGCAGAAGCTGCGAATGCTTATTGCGGAGTGGAAGAACCTGAAGCTAAAGGAAGACTACCTGATGGCAAGAGCTGCAAAAGCTGATGGTGCCACTAACACATGTGGAGAAGTTTTGGGGAAGCGTGGTTTAGACCCTGCACAATCAAACAACACTAGACGTATCATCCATCAGCTAAGTGACAGATCCAAGAATCTTAATATTCTCCCTGAACTGCGATTCTTGGAGGCTGGTCATGAAAAATGTGGGCTTAATGGTTTTGACCACTCATCTATCAATATGGCAGAGAAGAATGGTCTCTACAAGGATAAGGCAAGTAATCCTGCTAATGACGAGTGTGAACCGGAAGACAATGGTGTTGCCAATGGCGACAGAAAACTGCTTGGCAACACTCTATCCTCAAGGGCTTCTCAAACCGATGATAGTACTCTGAAATCACGTGACTCGCCTACATCAGATCCTTTTCCAGAAGAAGTCAATGACcctgaaagaaaaaattttgaGCAAGAATGCTGCCTTCATTCTGATTCAAGAAGCTTCCCTCGTACTCAGAACCTTGATGATCTGAATGAGTCAACCCACCAGGTCGAACTGACTTCTGTGAAAAATGAGCTTTCAGCACTGCAGGATTCAATTGGCAACTTAGAGTCACAGCTTCTCAAGCATTCATTACGCAGGGAGTTTTTGGGTAGTGACTCTGCTGGGCGATTGTACTGGGCTGCAGCAACACCTGGCAGTCGGCCGCGGATTGTTGTTGATGGTACTTTAGTATCtgggaaaagaaggaaaattttaaattctatGGTCCCGAGCAGTACTTGGGGTTCTGCTCCCACTGCAGAATCAGCTCTAGAGGGGTCAAAAGCTTGCTGTCCCTTCATGCACAAATCAGATGGAGCAGCCGCTGCaaatcaatcatgggtttttTATCAAACTGATGATGAAGTTGAACAGCTTGCTGGATGGTTGAAGGGTAGTGACTCGGGAGAAAAGGCTCTGAAAAATGCCATTTTGCACTGGTGGAAGTTTAAATTGCAGGATGTTGGCCATATTTCTGATGGAAGTGAAACAACTTCTGAAGGGTGCTTGAATGGTGAAAACTTGGTAACTTCTGTTTGTGTTGCTACAAAGGCTTCCTCTTTTTTGGAAAGAAAGTATGGTCCTTGTACGGAATTGGAAAATATAGGTACTTTGAAAAAGCGAGCAAAAAAGGCAAGAGCACCCAGTGAAGAAAAAATGTACCGGTGTGAATGTTTAGAGCTTATTTGGTCATCTCGATATCATTGTCTCTTCTGCCACAAGACTCTTCTCACTGAGGATGAACTGGAGGAGCACAATGACGGCAGGTGCAGTTCAGAATTTTCAGGGCATGAGAAGGgtaaagaaaatgcagacttatccaaaaagaaaggaaatctcAAGTCTGATCCTGCTCGTATAGAAAGAACAGGTGAAAAGGATGTGTATGATAAAAGTCAACACCTCCATTTATGCTCAAATTTGATCACATTTCAGAATGAAGGTTTCGTGTGCCCATATGACATTGATGAGATAAGTTCTAAGTTTGTCACAAAAGATTCGAACAAGGATTTGGTACAGCAAATTGGTCTTATCGGATCTAATGGGACTCCATTACTTGTGCCATCAAGGCCTCCTTACCTTGATGACTCTGATCCAATTCTTTTATCTAGTGGTGATGCTAGTGTCCCAAATGAGGATGACAAGGAAGTAGGAGTGACTGCTGTTCGGGAAGATAGAAGTATATGCAACACCAACACATCTGAATGTTATAATATCAGACCTGGAGGTGAGAATATTGGCACACAAAGGGATGCTAAATCAAGCTTGGCCTGTTCAGAGGGGAAGGAGAGAAAATATACCCTACATAAGCGCGCTATGGCAACAGGGCTTAGTCAGCGCTGTGTGGTGCCACAGTCATCCTTGAGACCCTTACCTGGCAGGGTCTCTCCAATTTTGAGACAGTTGAAGATTAATTTACTTGACATGGATGCTGCTCTAGAAGGAGAATATTTGAAACCATCAAAAGCACATCTGGAAGGGAGGTGGGCCTGGCGTTCGTTTGTTAAATCTGCACAGACTATTTATGAG ATGGTTCAGGCGACATTTGTCTTCGAGGACATGATTCAGACAAAGTATTTAAGAAAGGAGTGGTGGTATTGGTCATCCCTCTCTGCTGCAGTTAAAACCTCCACCTTGTCTTCCCTTGCCCTGCGTATTTATTCCCTGGACTCTGCaattttatatgaaaatatattgcCCGACCTGGACTCAACTGATATTGTGGTAGACAAGGCCATAGCTTCCACTTCGGATCCGACCGAGAAACCCAAGCCCAGCAGAAAGTCAAGcaggaaaaggaaggagcccGAGGGCTGA